In the Streptomyces sp. BHT-5-2 genome, one interval contains:
- a CDS encoding TIGR00730 family Rossman fold protein: MNICVFCSAADLDDRYVVPARKFAELIGSSGHALVWGGSDTGLMKVMADGVQEAGGKLLGVSVEFLADKARAGADEMIVTKDLAERKAEMLARADAVVVMVGGTGTLDEATEILELRKHGMHDKPVVLLNTAGFYDGLQTQFRRMAAEGFLPVALSELVFFAEDGVAALAYLEQRASTRG; this comes from the coding sequence ATGAACATCTGCGTCTTCTGCTCCGCCGCCGACCTCGACGACCGCTATGTCGTGCCCGCCCGCAAGTTCGCCGAACTGATCGGTTCCAGCGGGCATGCCCTGGTATGGGGTGGTTCGGACACCGGCCTGATGAAGGTCATGGCGGACGGCGTCCAGGAGGCCGGCGGCAAACTGCTCGGCGTCTCCGTGGAGTTCCTGGCGGACAAGGCGCGCGCCGGCGCGGACGAGATGATCGTCACCAAGGACCTCGCCGAGCGCAAGGCGGAGATGCTCGCGCGGGCCGACGCCGTCGTCGTCATGGTCGGCGGCACCGGCACCCTGGACGAGGCGACCGAGATCCTGGAGCTGCGCAAGCACGGGATGCACGACAAGCCGGTGGTCCTGCTCAACACCGCTGGTTTCTACGACGGACTGCAGACCCAGTTCCGGCGGATGGCGGCCGAGGGCTTCCTGCCCGTCGCCCTCTCCGAGCTGGTGTTCTTCGCCGAGGACGGGGTGGCCGCGCTGGCCTACCTGGAGCAGCGGGCGAGCACCCGGGGCTGA
- a CDS encoding SDR family oxidoreductase, producing the protein MGTHLITGAGSGIGAAVARRLAERGEELWLLARDVGRAKELAERFPGAHTLVGDLSAPEKLDWALGHQRLPERLDSLQHIAGVIELGAVGDLPAKAWQRQLTVNLVAPAEITRLLLPLVRVAKGDVVFVNSGAGLTAHANWGGYAASKHGLKALADSLRAEEHDNGVRVTSVYPGRTATPMQESTHRQEGKDYDASKWIDPESVATAILTAIDLPRDAELKDVVVRPGR; encoded by the coding sequence ATGGGTACGCATTTGATCACAGGCGCGGGGTCGGGCATCGGAGCGGCGGTCGCACGCAGGCTCGCCGAGCGCGGGGAGGAACTGTGGCTGCTCGCCCGGGACGTCGGCCGGGCCAAGGAGCTGGCCGAGCGGTTCCCCGGGGCGCACACCCTGGTCGGTGACCTCTCCGCCCCGGAGAAGCTCGACTGGGCACTGGGCCACCAGCGGCTGCCGGAGCGGCTGGACTCGCTCCAGCACATCGCGGGCGTCATCGAACTGGGCGCGGTCGGCGACCTGCCGGCCAAGGCGTGGCAGCGGCAGCTGACCGTCAACCTCGTCGCGCCCGCCGAGATCACCCGCCTGCTGCTGCCGCTGGTCCGGGTCGCCAAGGGCGACGTGGTCTTCGTCAACTCCGGTGCCGGGCTCACCGCGCACGCCAACTGGGGCGGCTACGCCGCGAGCAAGCACGGACTGAAGGCGCTGGCGGACTCGCTGCGCGCCGAGGAGCACGACAACGGCGTCCGGGTCACCTCCGTCTACCCGGGCCGCACCGCCACGCCCATGCAGGAGAGCACCCACCGCCAGGAGGGCAAGGACTACGACGCGTCGAAGTGGATCGACCCGGAGTCGGTGGCGACGGCCATCCTCACCGCGATCGACCTGCCGCGCGACGCGGAACTCAAGGACGTGGTGGTCCGCCCGGGCCGGTGA
- a CDS encoding methionine synthase, which produces MSENTRHKWAAGAATGIGSMPGGDAREAAKTVTGSLEDLPHLPELPARGPGADMIGRTLGMLVELYAHVEPSGWRISDRPGRDTRRARSWLGEDLDALEEFTQGYAGPLKVSAVGPWTLAAALELRNGEAALGDPGACRDLTESLAEGLRAHLADVRRRVPGAEVVLQLDEPSLTAVLRGRVRTASGYRTHRAVDRAVVEGALRDLVGAADGAPVVVHSCAPEVPFGLLRRAGAAGVSFDFGLLTEREDEVLGEAVEAGTALFAGVVPGVDGRLSDPAGSVMGVRTLWRRLGLAPGLLAESVVVTPSCGLAGASPAYARAVLAHCVRAARSLADNPE; this is translated from the coding sequence GTGAGCGAGAACACCAGGCACAAGTGGGCAGCGGGCGCGGCGACCGGCATCGGCTCGATGCCCGGCGGGGACGCCCGCGAAGCGGCGAAGACCGTCACCGGCTCGTTGGAGGACCTCCCCCACCTGCCCGAGCTCCCGGCACGGGGGCCCGGCGCCGACATGATCGGGCGGACCCTCGGCATGCTCGTCGAGCTCTACGCCCATGTGGAGCCCAGCGGTTGGCGGATCAGCGACCGGCCCGGCCGCGACACCCGACGGGCCCGCTCCTGGCTCGGCGAGGACCTGGACGCCCTGGAGGAGTTCACCCAGGGGTACGCCGGGCCGCTGAAGGTCTCCGCGGTCGGCCCGTGGACCCTGGCCGCCGCCCTGGAACTGCGCAACGGCGAGGCGGCGCTCGGCGACCCCGGGGCCTGCCGGGACCTCACCGAATCCCTCGCGGAGGGGCTGCGCGCCCATCTCGCGGACGTCCGGCGGCGGGTGCCGGGCGCCGAGGTCGTCCTCCAGCTCGACGAGCCCTCGCTGACCGCGGTGCTCCGGGGGCGGGTGAGGACCGCGAGCGGCTACCGCACCCACCGGGCCGTGGACCGCGCGGTCGTCGAGGGCGCACTGCGCGACCTCGTCGGCGCCGCGGACGGCGCGCCCGTCGTGGTCCACTCCTGCGCGCCCGAGGTGCCCTTCGGGCTGCTGCGGCGGGCCGGCGCCGCCGGCGTCTCGTTCGATTTCGGACTGCTCACCGAGCGTGAGGACGAGGTGCTCGGCGAGGCCGTCGAGGCCGGCACCGCGCTGTTCGCGGGCGTGGTGCCGGGCGTGGACGGTCGATTGTCGGACCCTGCCGGTAGCGTCATGGGTGTCCGGACGCTGTGGCGCAGGCTGGGGCTGGCACCGGGGCTTCTCGCGGAGTCCGTGGTGGTCACCCCCTCGTGTGGTCTGGCGGGCGCCTCGCCCGCCTACGCCCGCGCGGTGCTCGCCCACTGCGTCCGGGCGGCCAGGTCGCTCGCGGACAACCCTGAGTGA
- the ligA gene encoding NAD-dependent DNA ligase LigA produces MAGEQHAAASEVPAAAREKHAQLAEQIEEHRFRYYVKDAPVVSDAEFDRLLRSLEALEETHPELRTPDSPTQKVAGSYATEFTEVAHRERMLSLDNAFDDEELSAWAERLATELGGDPKSAGYHFLCELKVDGLAVNLTYEHGRLTRAATRGDGRTGEDITPNVRTIGEIPHRLRGDRVPDLVEIRGEVYFPMERFLELNERLVADGKPPFANPRNAAAGSLRQKDPKVTATRPLHMVVHGLGARDGLEIDRLSEAYDLLRKWGLPTATHNRVVDSLAAVREFIGHYGDPETRRTAVEHEIDGVVVKLDEIRLQGRLGATSRAPRWAIAWKYPPEEVNTKLVDIRVGVGRTGRVTPYAVVEPVTVAGSEVEFATLHNQDVVKAKGVLIGDTVVIRKAGDVIPEILGPVVDLRDGTEREFVMPAECPECGAALQPAKEGDIDLRCPNARSCPAQIRERLFYLAGRKCLDIENFGYVAATALSRPLEPAEPPLKDEGGLFDLSIEQLLPIKSHVLDPDSGLPKRDPKTGEEKVVTFFANQKGEPKKNTLAMLENIRAAKERPLARILTGLSIRHVGPVAAQALAREFRSVDRIREASEEELAAVDGVGATIAASLKQWFAVDWHQEILERWRAAGVRMEEEQTGEEGPRPLEGVTVVVTGTLQSHTRDGAKEALQARGAKVTGSVSKKTGFVVVGDNPGSKYDKAMQLKVPVLDDDGFAVLLEQGPEAARAVAVTPPEEE; encoded by the coding sequence GTGGCTGGCGAACAGCACGCGGCGGCATCCGAGGTGCCCGCCGCGGCACGGGAGAAGCACGCGCAGCTCGCTGAGCAGATCGAGGAGCACCGCTTCCGCTACTACGTCAAGGACGCCCCGGTCGTCAGCGACGCGGAGTTCGACCGGCTGCTGCGCTCCCTGGAGGCACTGGAGGAGACGCACCCCGAGCTGCGCACGCCCGACTCCCCGACCCAGAAGGTCGCCGGGTCGTACGCCACGGAGTTCACCGAGGTCGCCCACCGCGAGCGGATGCTCTCGCTGGACAACGCCTTCGACGACGAGGAACTGTCGGCCTGGGCCGAGCGGCTCGCCACCGAACTGGGCGGCGACCCGAAGAGCGCCGGCTACCACTTCCTGTGCGAGCTCAAGGTCGACGGCCTCGCGGTCAACCTCACCTACGAGCACGGCCGCCTCACCCGCGCCGCCACCCGCGGCGACGGCCGCACCGGCGAGGACATCACGCCCAACGTCCGCACCATCGGCGAGATCCCGCACCGCCTCCGCGGCGACCGGGTCCCCGACCTGGTCGAGATCCGCGGCGAGGTCTACTTCCCGATGGAGCGGTTCCTGGAGCTCAACGAGCGCCTGGTGGCCGACGGCAAGCCGCCGTTCGCCAACCCCCGCAACGCCGCGGCCGGTTCGCTGCGCCAGAAGGACCCCAAGGTCACCGCCACCCGCCCGCTGCACATGGTGGTGCACGGCCTCGGCGCCCGCGACGGCCTGGAGATCGACCGCCTCTCCGAGGCGTACGACCTCCTGAGGAAGTGGGGCCTGCCCACCGCCACGCACAACCGCGTCGTCGACTCCCTCGCCGCCGTACGGGAGTTCATCGGCCACTACGGCGACCCGGAGACCCGCCGCACCGCCGTGGAGCACGAGATCGACGGTGTCGTGGTCAAGCTCGACGAGATCCGGCTCCAGGGCCGGCTGGGCGCCACCTCGCGGGCGCCGCGCTGGGCGATCGCCTGGAAGTACCCGCCGGAGGAGGTCAACACCAAGCTGGTCGACATCCGCGTCGGCGTCGGCCGCACCGGCCGGGTCACTCCGTACGCGGTCGTCGAGCCGGTCACCGTCGCCGGCTCCGAGGTGGAGTTCGCCACCCTGCACAACCAGGACGTGGTCAAGGCCAAGGGCGTCCTCATCGGCGACACCGTCGTCATCCGCAAGGCGGGCGACGTCATCCCGGAGATCCTCGGCCCGGTCGTCGACCTGCGGGACGGCACCGAGCGGGAGTTCGTGATGCCGGCCGAGTGCCCCGAGTGCGGCGCGGCGCTGCAGCCCGCCAAGGAGGGCGACATCGACCTGCGGTGCCCCAACGCCCGCTCCTGCCCCGCCCAGATCCGCGAGCGGCTGTTCTACCTCGCCGGCCGCAAGTGCCTGGACATCGAGAACTTCGGCTATGTCGCGGCCACCGCGCTCAGCCGGCCGCTGGAGCCCGCCGAGCCGCCGCTGAAGGACGAGGGCGGCCTCTTCGACCTCTCGATCGAGCAGCTGCTGCCCATCAAGTCCCATGTCCTGGACCCGGATTCGGGCCTGCCCAAGCGCGACCCGAAGACCGGCGAGGAGAAGGTCGTCACCTTCTTCGCCAACCAGAAGGGCGAGCCGAAGAAGAACACCCTCGCCATGCTGGAGAACATCCGGGCCGCCAAGGAGCGCCCGCTGGCCCGGATCCTCACCGGTCTGTCGATCCGCCACGTGGGACCGGTGGCGGCGCAGGCACTGGCCCGCGAGTTCCGCTCCGTCGACCGGATCCGCGAGGCGAGCGAGGAGGAACTGGCGGCCGTGGACGGCGTCGGCGCCACCATCGCCGCCTCCCTTAAGCAGTGGTTCGCGGTGGACTGGCACCAGGAGATCCTGGAGCGCTGGCGGGCCGCCGGCGTCCGGATGGAGGAGGAGCAGACGGGCGAGGAGGGCCCGCGCCCGCTGGAAGGCGTCACCGTCGTGGTAACGGGCACACTTCAGTCACACACCAGAGATGGCGCGAAAGAGGCGCTGCAGGCTCGCGGTGCAAAGGTGACCGGATCCGTTTCCAAGAAGACCGGATTCGTAGTGGTGGGCGACAACCCCGGTTCGAAGTACGACAAAGCCATGCAGTTGAAGGTCCCCGTGTTGGACGATGACGGCTTCGCTGTGCTGCTGGAGCAGGGTCCCGAGGCGGCACGAGCGGTAGCGGTCACTCCGCCTGAGGAGGAGTGA
- a CDS encoding bifunctional diguanylate cyclase/phosphodiesterase, protein MKPTDSAAPASRLRRLVVPVLPAAVVMAAGAVFAAGVLHALGGGEPLFPGGAVGWSLAVLTGVIVGHLVALGRDRWWGGTGSGAALALAVLLLYGWVAAGLVSLSVVLLVGAARRQRWRQAVVHGAVDLLGIGAAALGLAACGVHPDVRRPWSPEAWDLSVLPEVVVMAGGYLLVSRGLLWCSRLPVGGGLPAIARPAVVRQALVGIALLGISPLIAVCAVGAPLLLPLFAVPLIALDSTLWIARARAEEQLRDPLTGLPNRQRLLERTWSALDEAGRSGTRAALVLIDLDRFRSVNDTLGHLAGDRLLLQIADRLRHALPRGAEAARLGGDEFAVLLPATDSLTSSQRVARNLVAALGSPLDLDGLTLVLEASAGVAVFPEHALDAEGLLRRADVAMYQAKRDRSGVELYEAKRDGNTPDRLGLLGDLRRALDAGDVELHYQPKVRFDGHVSGLEALVRWVHPDRGRVPPDEFIAIAESSGLMPRLTEYVLETALAQVARWRAMGLEVPVAVNVSPRDVHSPGFAGAVAARLARHRVPPGALQLEITEHVLLEDPQRAADTLAGLTAHGVKMSLDDFGTGYSSLVHLRRLPVSELKIDRSFVARLAVDTEDAEIVRCTLDLAHSLGLLVVAEGVEDDETWERLRDLGCDAVQGWLVAAAMPPDETTAWLRARGEHGWRRASETTALAAEKAAERPSGQVLK, encoded by the coding sequence ATGAAACCGACCGACAGTGCCGCTCCGGCGTCGCGGCTCCGCCGGCTTGTGGTGCCCGTGTTGCCCGCGGCCGTGGTCATGGCGGCGGGCGCGGTGTTCGCCGCGGGTGTGCTGCACGCCCTCGGCGGCGGTGAGCCGCTCTTCCCCGGTGGAGCCGTCGGCTGGTCGCTGGCGGTCCTGACCGGCGTCATCGTCGGCCATCTGGTCGCCCTCGGCCGCGACCGCTGGTGGGGCGGCACCGGTTCCGGGGCGGCCCTCGCCCTCGCCGTGCTCCTCCTGTACGGCTGGGTGGCGGCCGGCCTGGTCAGCCTCTCCGTCGTGCTCCTGGTCGGCGCCGCCCGGCGCCAGCGCTGGCGACAGGCCGTGGTCCACGGCGCCGTCGACCTCCTCGGCATCGGCGCCGCCGCGCTCGGCCTGGCCGCCTGCGGGGTGCACCCCGACGTCCGCCGGCCCTGGAGCCCCGAGGCGTGGGACCTCTCCGTGCTGCCCGAGGTCGTGGTGATGGCGGGCGGCTATCTCCTCGTCAGCCGGGGGCTGTTGTGGTGCAGCCGGCTGCCGGTCGGCGGCGGCCTGCCCGCCATCGCCCGCCCGGCGGTGGTGCGGCAGGCCCTGGTCGGCATCGCCCTGCTGGGCATCTCCCCGCTGATCGCGGTGTGCGCGGTGGGCGCCCCGCTGCTGCTGCCGCTCTTCGCGGTCCCGCTGATCGCGCTGGACTCCACCCTCTGGATAGCCCGGGCGCGTGCCGAGGAGCAGCTGCGCGACCCGCTCACCGGCCTGCCCAACCGCCAGCGCCTGCTGGAGCGCACCTGGTCGGCCCTGGACGAGGCCGGGCGGTCCGGCACCCGGGCCGCCCTCGTCCTGATCGACCTCGACCGCTTCCGCTCCGTCAACGACACCCTCGGGCACCTCGCCGGCGACCGGCTGCTGCTCCAGATCGCCGACCGCCTGCGGCACGCCCTGCCGCGCGGCGCCGAGGCCGCCCGCCTCGGCGGCGACGAGTTCGCCGTCCTGCTGCCCGCCACCGACTCCCTGACCAGCTCCCAGCGGGTGGCCCGCAACCTCGTCGCGGCCCTGGGCTCGCCGCTGGACCTCGACGGGCTGACCCTCGTGCTCGAAGCCAGCGCGGGGGTCGCGGTCTTCCCCGAGCACGCGCTCGACGCCGAGGGCCTGCTGCGCCGCGCCGACGTGGCGATGTACCAGGCCAAGCGGGACCGCAGCGGCGTCGAGCTCTACGAGGCCAAGCGGGACGGCAACACCCCCGACCGGCTCGGCCTGCTGGGCGATCTGCGGCGCGCCCTGGACGCCGGCGACGTGGAACTGCACTACCAGCCCAAGGTCCGCTTCGACGGCCATGTCTCCGGCCTGGAGGCACTGGTCCGCTGGGTCCACCCGGACCGCGGCCGGGTCCCCCCGGACGAGTTCATCGCCATCGCCGAGTCCTCCGGCCTGATGCCCCGCCTGACCGAGTACGTCCTGGAGACCGCGCTCGCCCAGGTGGCGCGCTGGCGCGCGATGGGCCTGGAGGTACCGGTCGCGGTGAACGTCTCGCCCCGCGACGTGCACTCCCCGGGCTTCGCCGGCGCGGTCGCCGCCCGCCTGGCCCGACATCGCGTCCCACCGGGCGCACTCCAGCTGGAGATAACCGAACACGTCCTGCTGGAGGACCCGCAGCGGGCCGCCGACACCCTCGCCGGGCTCACCGCCCACGGCGTGAAGATGTCCCTGGACGACTTCGGCACCGGCTACAGCTCCCTGGTCCACCTGCGGCGCCTCCCGGTCAGCGAGCTCAAGATCGACCGCTCCTTCGTGGCCCGGCTGGCGGTCGACACCGAGGACGCCGAGATCGTCCGATGCACCCTCGACCTCGCCCACTCGCTGGGCCTGCTGGTCGTGGCCGAGGGCGTGGAGGACGACGAGACCTGGGAGCGGCTGCGCGACCTGGGCTGCGACGCCGTCCAGGGCTGGCTGGTGGCGGCCGCGATGCCACCGGACGAGACCACGGCCTGGTTGCGGGCCCGCGGTGAGCACGGCTGGCGCCGTGCGTCGGAGACGACCGCCCTGGCGGCGGAGAAGGCAGCCGAGCGCCCTTCGGGACAGGTCCTGAAGTGA
- the gatC gene encoding Asp-tRNA(Asn)/Glu-tRNA(Gln) amidotransferase subunit GatC: MPGITREEVAHLARLARLELKDEELDHFAGQLDDIIGAVARVSEVAGQDVPPTSHPLPLTNVMRPDEVRPSLTPEQALSGAPAEEQQRFKVPQILGEE, encoded by the coding sequence ATGCCTGGCATCACGCGCGAGGAGGTCGCCCACCTCGCCCGGCTGGCACGTCTGGAGCTGAAGGACGAAGAGCTCGACCACTTCGCCGGACAGCTCGACGACATCATCGGCGCGGTCGCCCGCGTCTCCGAGGTCGCCGGTCAAGACGTCCCGCCGACCTCCCACCCGCTGCCGCTGACCAATGTGATGCGTCCGGACGAGGTCCGTCCGTCGCTCACCCCGGAGCAGGCGCTCTCCGGCGCTCCCGCCGAGGAGCAGCAGCGTTTCAAGGTGCCGCAGATCCTGGGGGAGGAGTGA
- the gatA gene encoding Asp-tRNA(Asn)/Glu-tRNA(Gln) amidotransferase subunit GatA, with product MADLIKLTAAEIAARIAAGELTAVEVTEAHLARIEAVDEKVHAFLHVDREGALAQARAVDEKRARGEKLGPLAGVPLALKDIFTTEDMPTTVGSKILEGWIPPYDATLTRKLREADVVLLGKTNMDEFAMGSSTENSAYGPTGNPWDLTKIPGGSGGGSSAALASFQAPLAIGTDTGGSIRQPAAVTGTVGVKPTYGGVSRYGMVAFSSSLDQGGPCARTVLDAALLHEAIAGHDPLDSTSIDAPVPPVVEAARNGSVDGMRIGVVKQFRGEGYQPGVLQRFDESVALLTELGAEIVELDCPSFDLALAAYYLIAPSECSSNLARFDAMRYGLRVGDDGTKSAEEVTALTREAGFGPEVKRRIMLGTYALSSGYYDAYYGSAQKVRTLITRDFERAFEQVDVIISPTTPTTAFPIGERTDDPMAMYLADVCTIPANLAGNAAMSLPCGLAPEDGLPVGLQIIAPAMADDRLYKVGAAVESALDEKWGHPLLEEAPAL from the coding sequence ATGGCAGATCTGATCAAGCTCACCGCCGCCGAGATCGCGGCCCGGATCGCCGCCGGCGAGCTCACCGCCGTCGAGGTCACCGAGGCCCACCTGGCGCGCATCGAGGCCGTCGACGAGAAGGTGCACGCCTTCCTGCACGTGGACCGCGAGGGCGCGCTGGCCCAGGCCCGCGCCGTCGACGAGAAGCGGGCCCGCGGCGAGAAGCTCGGGCCGCTGGCCGGCGTCCCGCTCGCGCTGAAGGACATCTTCACCACCGAGGACATGCCGACCACCGTCGGCTCGAAGATCCTCGAAGGCTGGATCCCGCCGTACGACGCGACCCTGACCAGGAAGCTCAGGGAAGCCGACGTCGTCCTCCTCGGCAAGACCAACATGGACGAGTTCGCCATGGGGTCGTCGACCGAGAACAGCGCCTACGGGCCGACCGGCAACCCCTGGGACCTCACCAAGATCCCCGGCGGCTCCGGCGGCGGCTCCTCCGCCGCACTGGCCTCCTTCCAGGCCCCGCTCGCCATCGGCACGGACACCGGCGGCTCGATCCGCCAGCCCGCCGCCGTCACCGGCACCGTCGGCGTCAAGCCCACCTACGGCGGAGTCTCCCGCTACGGCATGGTGGCCTTCTCCAGCTCCCTGGACCAGGGCGGCCCGTGCGCCCGCACGGTGCTGGACGCGGCGCTGCTGCACGAGGCCATCGCCGGCCACGACCCGCTGGACTCCACCTCCATCGACGCCCCGGTCCCGCCGGTCGTCGAGGCGGCCCGCAACGGCAGCGTGGACGGGATGCGGATCGGCGTCGTCAAGCAGTTCCGGGGCGAGGGCTACCAGCCCGGTGTGCTCCAGCGCTTCGACGAGTCGGTGGCACTGCTCACCGAGCTGGGCGCCGAGATCGTCGAGCTGGACTGCCCGTCCTTCGACCTGGCGCTGGCCGCGTACTACCTGATCGCGCCCTCCGAGTGCTCCTCCAACCTCGCCCGCTTCGACGCCATGCGCTACGGCCTGCGGGTCGGCGACGACGGCACGAAGTCCGCCGAGGAGGTCACCGCGCTCACCCGCGAGGCCGGCTTCGGCCCGGAGGTCAAGCGCCGCATCATGCTCGGCACCTACGCGCTCAGCTCCGGCTACTACGACGCGTACTACGGCAGCGCCCAGAAGGTCCGCACGCTGATCACCCGCGACTTCGAGCGGGCCTTCGAGCAGGTCGACGTGATCATCTCGCCGACCACGCCGACCACCGCGTTCCCGATCGGCGAGCGCACCGACGACCCGATGGCGATGTACCTCGCCGACGTGTGCACCATCCCCGCCAACCTCGCGGGCAACGCCGCCATGTCGCTGCCCTGCGGGCTGGCACCCGAGGACGGGCTGCCGGTGGGGCTCCAGATCATCGCCCCCGCCATGGCCGACGACCGGCTCTACAAGGTCGGTGCCGCGGTCGAGTCCGCGCTGGACGAGAAGTGGGGCCACCCGCTTCTGGAGGAGGCACCGGCGCTGTGA
- a CDS encoding membrane protein, whose protein sequence is MSGKLAKAKNFKKSKPGTYLSIGTTLFGAVSVVKQAKKARGEHDTLQLVDAVVSAAAIVTGVALLVRELRRLNDDDVLAG, encoded by the coding sequence GTGAGCGGAAAGCTGGCCAAGGCGAAGAACTTCAAGAAGTCCAAGCCCGGCACCTACCTGTCCATCGGCACCACGCTGTTCGGCGCGGTGAGCGTCGTCAAGCAGGCGAAGAAGGCCAGGGGCGAGCACGACACGCTCCAGCTGGTCGACGCCGTTGTCTCCGCCGCCGCCATCGTCACCGGCGTCGCCCTGCTCGTCCGCGAACTGCGCCGTCTCAACGACGACGACGTCCTCGCGGGCTGA
- the gatB gene encoding Asp-tRNA(Asn)/Glu-tRNA(Gln) amidotransferase subunit GatB: MTVTDLVPYEDALAAYDPVMGLEVHVELGTNTKMFCGCATTLGADPNSQTCPTCLGLPGSLPVVNATGVESAIKIGLALNCTIAEWCRFARKNYFYPDMPKNFQTSQYDEPIAFDGYLDVQLEDGEVFRVEIERAHMEEDTGKSTHIGGATGRIHGAQHSLLDYNRAGIPLIEIVTKPIEGAGERAPEVAKAYVAELRELIRALGVSEARMEMGQMRCDVNLSLRPNGTEKFGTRSETKNVNSLRSVERAARYEIQRHAAVLSAGGTIVQETRHFHEDDGSTTSGRVKEEAEDYRYFPEPDLVPVAPSREWVEELRAGLPELPRVRRNRLREEWGITEHDMQSILNAGAVDLIVATTEAGADAAAARKWWMGELARRANEDGVDPAALPITPEQVARVSALVAEGSLNDKLARQVIEGVLAGEGDPDTVVEKRGLKVVSDEGALGTAVDEAIAANAAIADKIRGGKVAAAGALVGAVMKATRGQADAARVRELILEKLGVEG; this comes from the coding sequence GTGACTGTCACCGACCTGGTGCCGTACGAGGACGCGCTGGCCGCCTACGACCCCGTGATGGGTCTGGAGGTGCACGTCGAGCTCGGTACCAACACCAAGATGTTCTGCGGGTGTGCGACCACCCTGGGCGCCGACCCCAACTCGCAGACCTGCCCCACCTGCCTGGGCCTGCCCGGCTCGCTCCCGGTCGTCAACGCCACCGGCGTCGAGTCCGCGATCAAGATCGGCCTGGCCCTGAACTGCACCATCGCCGAGTGGTGCCGCTTCGCCCGGAAGAACTACTTCTATCCGGACATGCCGAAGAACTTCCAGACCTCCCAGTACGACGAGCCGATCGCCTTCGACGGCTACCTCGACGTGCAGCTGGAGGACGGCGAGGTCTTCCGCGTCGAGATCGAGCGCGCCCACATGGAGGAGGACACCGGCAAGTCCACCCACATCGGTGGTGCGACGGGCCGGATCCACGGCGCCCAGCACTCCCTCCTGGACTACAACCGCGCCGGCATCCCGCTCATCGAGATCGTCACCAAGCCGATCGAGGGCGCCGGCGAGCGTGCGCCGGAGGTCGCCAAGGCGTACGTCGCCGAACTGCGCGAGCTCATCAGGGCGTTGGGCGTCTCCGAGGCCCGCATGGAGATGGGCCAGATGCGCTGCGACGTGAACCTCTCGCTCCGCCCCAACGGCACCGAGAAGTTCGGCACCCGCTCGGAGACCAAGAACGTCAACTCGCTGCGCTCGGTGGAGCGGGCCGCCCGCTACGAGATCCAGCGGCACGCCGCGGTGCTCTCCGCCGGCGGCACGATCGTCCAGGAGACCCGGCACTTCCACGAGGACGACGGTTCCACCACCTCGGGCCGGGTCAAGGAGGAGGCGGAGGACTACCGCTACTTCCCCGAGCCCGACCTGGTGCCGGTGGCCCCGTCCCGTGAGTGGGTCGAGGAGCTGCGGGCCGGCCTGCCCGAACTGCCGCGCGTCCGCCGCAACCGGCTGCGCGAGGAGTGGGGGATCACCGAGCACGACATGCAGTCGATCCTCAACGCGGGCGCCGTGGACCTGATCGTCGCCACCACCGAGGCCGGCGCGGACGCCGCCGCCGCCCGCAAGTGGTGGATGGGCGAGCTCGCCCGCCGCGCCAACGAGGACGGGGTGGACCCGGCCGCGCTGCCGATCACCCCGGAGCAGGTGGCCCGGGTCTCCGCGCTGGTCGCCGAGGGCTCGCTCAACGACAAGCTGGCCCGTCAGGTCATCGAGGGCGTGCTGGCCGGCGAGGGCGACCCGGACACGGTCGTCGAGAAGCGCGGTCTGAAGGTCGTCTCCGACGAGGGCGCGCTCGGCACCGCGGTGGACGAGGCGATCGCCGCCAACGCCGCCATCGCCGACAAGATCCGCGGCGGCAAGGTGGCCGCGGCCGGTGCCCTGGTCGGCGCGGTCATGAAGGCCACGCGGGGGCAGGCCGACGCGGCCCGCGTCCGGGAGCTGATCCTGGAGAAGCTGGGCGTCGAGGGCTGA